From Anomalospiza imberbis isolate Cuckoo-Finch-1a 21T00152 chromosome 14, ASM3175350v1, whole genome shotgun sequence, a single genomic window includes:
- the CLDN2 gene encoding claudin-2, translating to MVSMGLQLLGYTVAFLGYIGTLTATLLPSWKTSSYIGSSIVTAISFTKGLWMECATYSTGITQCDIYSSLLNLPADIQAAQALMVSSCAVSSLACLLSVVGMRCTVFSQGSPGKDRVAVAGGAVFILGGLLCFIPLVWNIHVVLRDFHNPVIPDSMKFELGEALYLGIISSLLSLVGGFILCTSCPARDTTTAYSSAYQPQLLASKSPQPSVSQVQKTKSEVNSYNLTGYV from the coding sequence ATGGTGTCCATGGggctccagctgctgggctACACCGTGGCCTTCCTGGGCTACATCGGCACGCTGACGGCCacgctgctgcccagctggaAGACCAGCTCCTACATCGGCTCCAGCATCGTGACAGCCATCAGCTTCACCAAGGGGCTGTGGATGGAGTGCGCCACGTACAGCACGGGCATCACCCAGTGCGACATCTACAGCTCCCTGCTCAACCTGCCCGCCGACATCCAGGCGGCCCAAGCCCTCATGGTGAGCTCCTGCGCCGTGTCCTCCCTCGCCTGCCTGCTCTCTGTCGTGGGCATGAGGTGCACCGTCTTCAGCCAGGGCTCGCCGGGCAAGGACCGGGTGGCGGTGGCGGGCGGCGCAGTCTTCATCCTCGGGGGGCTGCTCTGCTTCATCCCGCTGGTGTGGAACATCCACGTGGTGCTGCGGGATTTCCACAACCCCGTCATCCCTGACAGCATGAAGTTCGAGCTCGGGGAGGCTCTTTACCTCGGCATCatctcctccctgctctccctcgtCGGCGGCTTCATCCTCTgcacctcctgccctgcccgggaCACCACGACCGCCTACTCCAGTGCCtaccagccccagctgctggcaagcaagagcccccagccctctgTCAGCCAGGTGCAGAAGACCAAGAGTGAAGTCAATTCCTACAACCTGACAGGATACGTGTAG